The genomic interval CCGGTGAGAGGAGGACAGCTATGAGCATACCTCCGAATGAGATGAAAGCCGCCAGGACCTCGATGTATTCCACCACTTTGTAAGCGACGGGCCCCAGTATGAATATTATCCATACGACGATTATAGCTACTTCAGCCCAGAACCTGGTCTGCCCAGCGGCATCCCAGCCGGCCGGGAAGTTAGTCAAGGCTGCGAGAGCGGTCGCACCGCTCGAGACGTACCCTCCGACCCAGAGCATGACTATCATGGACATGATGAACATGGCCCATCCGTATATCCTGTGGACCCTGTGGAACCCCTCGAATATCCCCTCTCCAGTGGCCATAGTGTACCTAGCTATCTCCAGGTTTATCCAGTACTGGAGGCTAGCGTAGAATATGAGCCAGCTGAGGAAGAAAAGTCCGTATTTCGCGACCATGTAGGGCCACCATATGAGCTCCCCGCTCCCCTGGGAGAGCCCCGCCCAGACTATCCCGGGACCTATCATAGCAGCGTATCCTGGGAACTTCGGCAGTTCCTTGATGTCGAAGGGCTTCTTGAACCTCCCCAGAATGAGGCTCTCCTTCTCCATGCCCATCACCTTTGTGGCCATGCTGACGGCTGCCTTTAATATAAACTTTACGCTTCCACATTCGACGAAATACGGTATCGATCCCCTCTGGGAAAATTTTTATTTTATTGACCCACGGTAGCATATGTTCAAGATGCTCAGGGGAGAGGAAGCGAGAGTCGTGGAGACTTGGCCGGGGATCAGGAGGAAGACTCTGGCGCTCGGGGAGAGGACTCTCCTTCTCGAGGTGAGCTTGAAGGCCGGAGCTGTCTCGAAACCCCATTCCCATGGGAATGAGCAGATAGGTTACGTAGTGAGGGGAAAGATAAAGCTCAGGATAGGTGAGGAGGTCCACTATTTAAGCCAGGGGGATGCTTACGTGATCCCGGGGAACGTGGATCATGAGACAGAGGCGATAGAGGATTCTGTAGTGGTTGAAGTGTTCTCCCCTCCCCACGAGCTATTTAAGAGGGATCTGGAGGTGTGATCATGCCCAAGTATGTGGTGAAGCCGGATGAGGTAGTAGGAGGGGCCCCGATGGAGAGGAAGAACGTGAGGGATCTCAAAGTAATTTACCCGGAGACAGTGGATCCTCCACCTAAGTCCCTGATACTGGGGGTAGTCGAAGTGGATCCCGGGCATCACACCCCCCTCCACAGGCACAAGTGCGAGGAGGTCTACTACATACTGGAGGGTGAGGGGGAAGTCGAGATAGAGGGTGAGAGGTACGAAATTAAGAAGGGATATGGGGTCTTCCTCCCAGAGGGAGTTAGGCACAGGATATTCAACAAGGGA from Candidatus Korarchaeum sp. carries:
- a CDS encoding cupin domain-containing protein, which translates into the protein MPKYVVKPDEVVGGAPMERKNVRDLKVIYPETVDPPPKSLILGVVEVDPGHHTPLHRHKCEEVYYILEGEGEVEIEGERYEIKKGYGVFLPEGVRHRIFNKGESVLRYVVVGGIMFVPLIPKWPTESPYEIME
- a CDS encoding Nramp family divalent metal transporter, which produces MATKVMGMEKESLILGRFKKPFDIKELPKFPGYAAMIGPGIVWAGLSQGSGELIWWPYMVAKYGLFFLSWLIFYASLQYWINLEIARYTMATGEGIFEGFHRVHRIYGWAMFIMSMIVMLWVGGYVSSGATALAALTNFPAGWDAAGQTRFWAEVAIIVVWIIFILGPVAYKVVEYIEVLAAFISFGGMLIAVLLSP
- a CDS encoding cupin domain-containing protein, encoding MFKMLRGEEARVVETWPGIRRKTLALGERTLLLEVSLKAGAVSKPHSHGNEQIGYVVRGKIKLRIGEEVHYLSQGDAYVIPGNVDHETEAIEDSVVVEVFSPPHELFKRDLEV